A single Thiohalobacter thiocyanaticus DNA region contains:
- a CDS encoding sulfurtransferase TusA family protein, whose amino-acid sequence MANFDEELDASGLNCPLPILRAKKALAGLGSGKVLHIIATDPGSVKDFEAFAKQTGNELMESKEDGGKYHFLIKKA is encoded by the coding sequence ATGGCAAATTTCGACGAGGAACTGGATGCATCCGGCCTGAACTGCCCGCTGCCCATCCTGCGTGCCAAGAAGGCGCTGGCTGGCCTGGGAAGCGGCAAGGTTCTGCATATCATCGCCACCGATCCGGGTTCGGTTAAGGATTTCGAGGCCTTTGCCAAGCAGACCGGCAACGAGCTGATGGAATCCAAGGAAGATGGCGGCAAGTACCACTTCCTGATCAAGAAGGCCTGA
- a CDS encoding M48 family metalloprotease, translating into MLRNLLGLPLLALTTALTPALADDPLQLPEIGDPASQVVSPQKEQELGEAFYRRLRQTVQFVDDPEIVNYLRSLGNRLAAHSSEPGRAFTFFIVRESSINAFAAPGGYIGAHSGLILAAQRESELAAVMAHEIAHVTQRHLARAYDSASRMNLPTAAAILASILIATQNSEAGQAALMSVQAGSIQQQINFTRGNEKEADRIGMQTLRDADFDPAGMPGFFDRLQQQSRYYGTPPPFLSTHPVTSDRIADAMARIDQMGRSAVEESLNFYLIRAKLRAATLEPGAAVDYFSDIGSDRLPPAARDYGLAQAYILAGQADKAIPLLRALHEADPDRIAYRIALAQAHSREGQTRRALDTYQAAITLYPGNPVISHYYAEALVHAGEHQPAYDLLNRQVRQHPDATDPELYRLLAKAASGLDRPAEAYEAMGEYYYRNGQTHAAIEQYELALQQKPQDFYSSSRLEARLARLKREALAEREQE; encoded by the coding sequence ATGTTGCGAAATCTGCTCGGCCTGCCCCTGCTGGCCCTCACCACCGCGCTCACCCCTGCCCTGGCGGACGACCCCCTGCAGCTGCCCGAGATCGGCGATCCGGCCAGCCAGGTGGTCAGCCCGCAGAAGGAACAGGAACTGGGCGAGGCCTTCTATCGACGGCTGCGTCAGACGGTCCAGTTCGTCGACGATCCCGAGATCGTCAATTACCTGCGCAGCCTGGGCAACCGCCTGGCCGCGCACAGCAGTGAGCCGGGCCGGGCTTTCACCTTTTTCATTGTCAGGGAAAGCTCCATCAACGCCTTCGCTGCACCCGGCGGCTATATCGGAGCCCACAGCGGTCTGATCCTGGCCGCCCAGCGCGAAAGCGAACTGGCCGCGGTCATGGCCCATGAAATCGCTCACGTGACCCAGCGTCATCTCGCCCGTGCCTACGACAGCGCCAGCCGCATGAACCTGCCCACGGCGGCCGCCATCCTGGCCTCCATCCTGATCGCCACCCAGAACAGCGAGGCCGGCCAGGCCGCGCTGATGAGCGTGCAGGCCGGCAGTATCCAGCAACAGATCAACTTCACCCGCGGCAACGAGAAGGAGGCCGACCGCATCGGCATGCAGACCCTGCGCGACGCCGACTTCGACCCCGCCGGCATGCCCGGTTTCTTCGACCGGCTGCAGCAGCAGAGCCGCTACTACGGCACTCCGCCGCCGTTTCTCAGCACCCATCCCGTCACCAGCGACCGCATTGCCGACGCCATGGCCCGCATTGACCAGATGGGGCGCAGCGCGGTGGAGGAGTCACTCAACTTCTACCTCATCCGCGCCAAGCTGCGGGCGGCAACGCTGGAGCCGGGCGCGGCGGTCGATTACTTCAGCGACATCGGCAGCGACCGCCTCCCGCCGGCCGCCCGTGATTACGGCCTGGCCCAGGCCTATATCCTGGCCGGCCAGGCGGACAAGGCGATACCGCTGCTGCGCGCCCTGCACGAGGCCGATCCCGACCGTATCGCCTACCGGATTGCGCTGGCGCAGGCCCACAGCCGCGAAGGCCAGACCCGTCGCGCGCTCGACACCTACCAGGCTGCCATTACGCTGTACCCGGGCAATCCTGTCATCAGTCATTACTATGCCGAGGCGCTGGTGCATGCCGGGGAGCACCAGCCGGCCTACGACCTGCTCAACCGGCAGGTGCGTCAGCACCCGGACGCAACCGACCCCGAACTGTACCGGCTGCTGGCCAAGGCCGCCAGCGGCCTGGACCGCCCGGCCGAGGCCTACGAGGCCATGGGCGAGTACTATTACCGCAACGGTCAGACCCACGCCGCCATCGAGCAGTACGAACTGGCCCTGCAGCAGAAACCGCAGGACTTCTACTCCAGTTCGCGGCTCGAGGCCCGGCTGGCCCGGCTCAAGCGCGAAGCCCTCGCCGAGCGGGAACAGGAATGA
- a CDS encoding methyl-accepting chemotaxis protein encodes MKPSILRNLLIACVGFGILMGAAFPVFAQFFVDWKDGMFTWFVAGCLTAGVVLGVVNYWLVNTILLSKLRRISEVANAIAQNDVSHTCTMESHDLIGEIITSFNQMADNLRSVIGEISGATAQLASAAEEMSAVTDEASRGVQQQQSEIEHVASAMNEMTTTVGDVAQNAANAAQHAQQADADAKGGALVATEALGGIDNLVNEMERAGGVIHKLETESENIGMVLDVIRGIAEQTNLLALNAAIEAARAGEQGRGFAVVADEVRHLASRTQQSTQEIQEMIERLQVGATDAVKVMQEAQNMARESAEQVEKAAESLGGIAAAVSQINDMNTQIASAAEEQSAVAGEINANVGNIRDVADKTAAGAQQTASASEELARLSATLQGLMGRFRM; translated from the coding sequence ATGAAACCGAGCATTTTGCGTAATCTGCTCATCGCCTGCGTAGGCTTCGGCATCCTCATGGGGGCTGCCTTCCCGGTCTTCGCCCAGTTCTTCGTGGACTGGAAGGACGGCATGTTCACCTGGTTCGTGGCCGGCTGCCTGACGGCCGGTGTGGTACTGGGGGTGGTGAACTACTGGCTGGTCAATACCATCCTGCTCAGCAAGCTGCGGCGCATCTCCGAAGTGGCCAATGCCATTGCCCAGAACGATGTCTCGCACACCTGCACCATGGAAAGTCATGATCTGATCGGCGAGATCATTACCAGCTTCAATCAGATGGCGGACAACCTGCGCAGCGTGATCGGTGAGATCAGCGGCGCGACCGCCCAACTCGCCTCGGCGGCCGAGGAGATGTCGGCCGTGACCGATGAGGCCAGCCGTGGTGTGCAGCAGCAGCAGTCCGAAATCGAACATGTGGCCTCGGCCATGAACGAGATGACCACCACCGTGGGTGATGTGGCCCAGAACGCGGCCAATGCGGCCCAGCACGCCCAGCAGGCCGATGCCGATGCCAAGGGCGGCGCCCTCGTGGCCACCGAGGCCCTGGGCGGGATCGACAACCTGGTCAACGAAATGGAGCGCGCCGGCGGCGTGATCCACAAGCTGGAGACCGAATCCGAGAACATCGGCATGGTGCTGGACGTGATCCGCGGCATTGCCGAGCAGACCAATCTGCTGGCGCTCAATGCCGCCATCGAGGCCGCACGCGCCGGCGAGCAGGGACGGGGTTTCGCCGTGGTGGCCGACGAGGTGCGCCACCTGGCCAGCCGTACCCAGCAGTCCACCCAGGAAATCCAGGAGATGATCGAGCGTCTGCAGGTGGGGGCGACCGATGCGGTGAAGGTCATGCAGGAAGCTCAGAACATGGCCCGTGAGAGTGCCGAGCAGGTGGAGAAGGCGGCCGAGTCGCTGGGTGGCATTGCCGCGGCCGTTTCCCAGATCAATGACATGAATACCCAGATCGCCAGTGCCGCCGAGGAACAGAGCGCGGTGGCCGGCGAGATCAACGCCAATGTGGGTAATATCCGGGATGTGGCCGACAAGACGGCCGCCGGGGCCCAGCAGACGGCCTCGGCCTCCGAGGAACTGGCGCGGCTGTCCGCCACCCTGCAGGGTCTGATGGGGCGCTTCCGGATGTGA
- a CDS encoding OmpP1/FadL family transporter has translation MVRTFKASLVSFAVAAALAAPAAYATNGYFKIGYGTKNRGMAGAGIAYAQDSLAPATNPSGLSFVGNRVDFGVELFSPKREAQLDATAIGGTDTGKVDSGATLFAIPHAGFAMDMGNITAGLSITANGGMNTRYNSNLFTDAFAPAIGCNGSAFCGGVPSGFAGMIVGMGGTVPDAVLQGIGMNPNLNPSLGVNLSQVIIAPTVSTKLNENHSVGGSLLIGYQRFRAYGLGLFQPLSSDPTSVTNNGDDDAWGAGLRVGWTGKISDSLTLGAQASSKIYMQKFSDYEGLFAEQGDFDVPAQFGVGLAFSPTDKTTIAVDVQHIMYGDVDSIANDGPTADEFFGALSQVLQTGAYAGAGRLGDDDGWGFGWDDITVIKVGVNHRYNEKWTFRGGINYGENPIDDDQNLFNILAPGVVQTHVTAGFTYHPSRYQELSVSYMHALNTDQDYRFAGTGGFAGFSYDTEIGMYQNALEISYGMKF, from the coding sequence ATGGTACGCACGTTCAAGGCTTCACTCGTCAGCTTCGCCGTGGCCGCGGCGCTGGCCGCCCCGGCCGCCTACGCCACCAACGGCTACTTCAAGATCGGCTACGGCACCAAGAATCGCGGCATGGCCGGTGCCGGCATCGCCTACGCCCAAGACTCCCTGGCCCCGGCCACCAACCCTTCCGGCCTGTCCTTTGTCGGCAACCGGGTGGATTTCGGTGTGGAACTGTTCAGTCCCAAGCGTGAGGCCCAGCTGGACGCGACCGCAATCGGCGGTACCGATACCGGCAAGGTCGACAGCGGCGCGACCCTGTTCGCCATCCCGCATGCCGGCTTCGCCATGGATATGGGCAACATCACCGCGGGCCTGAGCATCACTGCCAACGGCGGCATGAACACCCGTTACAATTCCAACCTGTTCACGGATGCATTTGCGCCGGCGATCGGCTGCAACGGCTCGGCCTTCTGCGGCGGTGTGCCTTCGGGCTTCGCCGGCATGATCGTGGGCATGGGCGGCACGGTGCCGGATGCCGTGCTGCAGGGGATCGGCATGAACCCCAACCTCAATCCCTCGCTGGGTGTGAACCTGTCCCAGGTCATCATCGCCCCCACCGTCTCGACCAAGCTGAATGAAAACCACTCGGTGGGCGGCTCGCTGCTGATCGGCTACCAGCGTTTCCGCGCCTACGGTCTGGGCCTGTTCCAGCCCCTGTCGAGCGATCCCACCAGCGTCACCAACAACGGCGACGACGATGCCTGGGGCGCGGGTCTGCGCGTGGGCTGGACCGGCAAGATCAGCGACAGCCTGACCCTGGGTGCCCAGGCCTCGTCCAAGATCTACATGCAGAAGTTCAGCGACTATGAAGGCCTGTTCGCCGAGCAGGGCGATTTCGACGTCCCGGCCCAGTTCGGCGTCGGCCTGGCCTTCTCGCCCACCGACAAGACCACCATTGCCGTGGACGTGCAGCACATCATGTACGGCGATGTGGATTCCATTGCCAATGACGGCCCGACCGCTGACGAGTTCTTCGGGGCGCTGAGCCAGGTGCTTCAGACGGGCGCTTACGCCGGTGCCGGTCGCCTGGGCGATGACGACGGCTGGGGCTTCGGCTGGGATGACATCACCGTGATCAAGGTCGGCGTGAACCACCGCTACAACGAGAAGTGGACCTTCCGCGGCGGCATCAACTACGGCGAGAACCCGATCGACGACGACCAGAACCTGTTCAATATTCTGGCGCCCGGCGTGGTCCAGACCCATGTCACGGCCGGCTTTACCTACCATCCGAGCCGCTATCAGGAATTGTCGGTCAGCTACATGCACGCCCTCAATACCGATCAGGACTACAGGTTCGCCGGCACCGGCGGCTTTGCCGGCTTCAGCTATGACACCGAGATCGGCATGTACCAGAACGCCCTCGAGATCAGCTACGGCATGAAGTTCTGA
- a CDS encoding OmpP1/FadL family transporter: protein MNRIARKPSATPLIGAILMTGAWSSAQAAGFALIEQSASGLGNAYAGAGASAEDASTVFFNPAGLTRLEGRQLVVAGHIVRPSTEFSGTATDPLGNPVATGGDGGDAGGAALVPNLYYAMPLREDLVFGVGINAPFGLATEYDDDWVGRYHGIKSEVTTININPSLAWQATPKLSLGAGVSAQYIEAELTQAIDQGSSCYGGVIQASLAGGASQAAALAAAQATCDPLGLTPQGADALAEVKGDDWSFGFNLGLLYEVQPGTRIGLAYRSKVEQDLQGDASFNNAHPFFTGQDLFVPTDVNAGVDLPESVSLSLSHELNDRWTLLADYTWTRWERFEELRIEFDSSQPDSVTPENWSNSDRYSLGVNYRHSSSLTLRAGVAFDEEPIPDAQTRTPRIPGNDRRWLAVGASYSPSRTMRVDVGYAHLFVKDTDIDHTSSTAGTITGEYDSSVDILSAQLVWNFQ from the coding sequence ATGAACCGGATCGCCAGAAAACCGTCTGCCACCCCGCTGATCGGCGCCATCCTGATGACAGGCGCCTGGAGTTCGGCCCAGGCCGCGGGCTTCGCCCTGATCGAGCAGAGTGCCAGCGGCCTGGGCAATGCCTATGCCGGCGCCGGCGCCAGTGCCGAGGATGCCTCGACGGTATTCTTCAACCCCGCCGGCCTGACCCGGCTGGAAGGGCGGCAGCTGGTGGTGGCCGGTCACATCGTGCGCCCCAGCACCGAGTTCTCCGGCACCGCCACGGACCCCCTGGGAAATCCGGTGGCCACAGGCGGCGATGGCGGCGATGCCGGTGGCGCGGCCCTGGTCCCGAACCTCTACTACGCCATGCCGCTGCGCGAGGACCTGGTGTTCGGTGTGGGCATCAACGCGCCCTTCGGCCTGGCCACCGAGTACGACGATGACTGGGTGGGCCGCTACCATGGCATCAAGTCCGAGGTCACTACGATCAACATCAATCCCAGCCTGGCCTGGCAGGCCACGCCGAAACTGTCTCTCGGTGCCGGCGTGAGCGCCCAGTACATCGAGGCCGAACTGACCCAGGCCATCGACCAGGGCAGCAGCTGCTATGGCGGCGTGATCCAGGCCAGCCTGGCCGGCGGCGCCAGCCAGGCGGCTGCCCTGGCCGCGGCCCAGGCCACCTGCGATCCGCTCGGCCTGACTCCGCAGGGGGCCGACGCCCTGGCCGAGGTCAAGGGCGATGACTGGAGCTTCGGCTTCAACCTCGGGCTTCTCTACGAGGTGCAGCCGGGCACCCGCATCGGCCTGGCCTACCGCTCCAAGGTCGAGCAGGACCTGCAGGGCGATGCCAGTTTCAACAATGCCCACCCCTTCTTCACCGGCCAGGACCTGTTCGTCCCGACCGATGTCAATGCCGGGGTGGATCTGCCGGAAAGCGTCTCGCTGAGCCTGTCGCACGAGCTCAACGACCGTTGGACCCTGCTGGCCGACTACACCTGGACCCGCTGGGAGCGTTTCGAGGAACTGCGCATCGAGTTCGATTCCAGCCAACCCGACTCGGTCACCCCGGAGAACTGGTCGAACAGCGATCGCTATTCGCTGGGCGTGAACTACCGGCACAGTTCCAGCCTGACCCTGCGCGCCGGCGTGGCCTTCGATGAGGAGCCCATCCCGGACGCCCAGACCCGCACCCCGCGCATCCCCGGCAATGACCGCCGCTGGCTGGCCGTGGGCGCCTCCTACAGCCCCAGCCGGACCATGCGGGTGGATGTCGGTTACGCCCATCTGTTCGTCAAGGATACGGACATCGACCATACCAGCAGCACGGCCGGCACCATCACCGGCGAGTATGACAGTTCGGTGGATATCCTCAGCGCCCAGCTGGTGTGGAACTTCCAATGA
- a CDS encoding methyl-accepting chemotaxis protein → MGQLQGLITTVSSCGNDSGQHEASVAVDELVQAVDEIARNAASAAESTHQALNESETGKVTMTNALGSMSSLTDQIGKAGEAVERLSQESVNIGAVLDVIRGIAEQTNLLALNAAIEAARAGEQGRGFAVVADEVRHLASRTQSSTQEIQDMIEALQGRANEAVKVMGEGTSQAGVVEEMLENATMSLAEIGGYVQTIDGMNTTIASAAEQQSVAVQSIREVVRNNQNQADNAQLVESELQAVIGQIEQIQTAL, encoded by the coding sequence ATGGGGCAGCTGCAGGGCTTGATCACGACGGTCAGCAGTTGCGGCAATGACAGCGGCCAGCACGAGGCCAGCGTGGCGGTCGACGAACTGGTGCAGGCCGTCGATGAGATCGCCCGCAATGCCGCCTCGGCGGCCGAGTCCACGCATCAGGCCCTGAACGAATCCGAGACCGGCAAGGTCACCATGACCAATGCGCTGGGTTCCATGTCCAGCCTGACCGATCAGATCGGCAAGGCCGGCGAGGCGGTGGAACGCCTGAGCCAGGAGAGCGTGAACATCGGTGCGGTGCTCGACGTGATCCGCGGCATCGCCGAACAGACCAACCTGCTGGCCCTCAATGCGGCAATCGAGGCGGCAAGGGCCGGCGAGCAGGGGCGGGGTTTTGCCGTGGTGGCCGACGAGGTGCGTCACCTGGCCAGCCGCACCCAGTCCTCCACCCAGGAAATCCAGGACATGATCGAGGCCCTGCAGGGCCGCGCCAATGAAGCCGTCAAGGTCATGGGCGAGGGCACCAGTCAGGCCGGCGTGGTGGAGGAGATGCTGGAAAACGCCACCATGTCGCTGGCCGAGATCGGCGGTTATGTCCAGACCATCGATGGCATGAATACCACCATCGCCAGTGCCGCGGAGCAGCAGAGCGTCGCAGTGCAGTCCATTCGCGAGGTGGTGCGCAATAACCAGAACCAGGCCGACAATGCCCAGCTGGTCGAAAGCGAACTGCAGGCGGTGATCGGACAGATTGAGCAGATCCAGACCGCGCTTTGA
- a CDS encoding rhodanese-like domain-containing protein: protein MLGIKEIDAASLAELLEARGESVRLLDVRSPEEMAQGMIAGGEALPLHLLPLQLDQFRNERRTLVFYCRSGARSAQACQFLARQGIRAELINLRGGIIDWVRTGQPLAPPTRQAAYA from the coding sequence ATGCTGGGAATCAAGGAGATCGATGCCGCGTCCCTGGCCGAACTGCTGGAGGCCCGGGGGGAATCCGTGCGCCTGCTGGATGTGCGTTCGCCCGAGGAAATGGCCCAGGGCATGATCGCCGGCGGCGAGGCACTGCCGCTGCACCTGCTGCCGCTGCAACTGGACCAGTTCCGCAATGAGCGCCGCACCCTGGTGTTCTACTGCCGCAGCGGGGCGCGTTCGGCGCAGGCCTGCCAGTTTCTCGCCCGCCAGGGCATCCGCGCAGAACTGATCAATCTGCGTGGCGGGATCATCGACTGGGTGCGTACAGGGCAGCCGCTGGCGCCGCCGACGCGCCAGGCCGCCTATGCTTGA
- a CDS encoding efflux RND transporter periplasmic adaptor subunit has translation MFILALGVFAQAALAQLPTAPVERSTVPYRQWFDGAIEAVHQATVSAETSGRITAIHFDVDDYVERGAVIVELRDTEQQARLRQAEAAVEEARARFSEARDEYNRIKEIYARKLVAKAAMDRATSEFNSARARLESARAALEAAQEQVGYTRIRAPYDGIVVERHAEVGEMASQGMPLMTGISLEQLRALVSVPQRYVHEVRALAQAQIRWGLEESEQVASDSITVYPYADGASHGFRVRVDLPSANGYGLYPGMLVKVGFVVGEQELLTIPAAAVVHRSELTGVYVLDRQDRISLRQIRTGHPYEGDRIGISAGLSEGERVITDPVQAVVELKRRQTEAGQ, from the coding sequence ATGTTCATACTGGCTCTGGGCGTATTCGCACAGGCAGCGCTGGCGCAATTGCCCACCGCGCCGGTGGAGCGCAGCACAGTCCCCTACCGGCAGTGGTTCGACGGTGCGATCGAGGCGGTGCACCAGGCGACGGTGTCGGCCGAGACCAGCGGGCGCATCACGGCGATCCATTTCGATGTCGACGACTATGTCGAGCGCGGCGCCGTCATCGTGGAACTGCGCGATACCGAGCAGCAGGCCCGCCTGCGCCAGGCCGAGGCAGCCGTGGAGGAGGCCCGGGCCCGATTTTCCGAGGCCCGTGACGAATACAATCGCATCAAGGAGATCTACGCCCGCAAGCTGGTCGCCAAGGCCGCGATGGACCGCGCGACCTCCGAGTTCAATTCGGCCCGGGCCCGGCTGGAAAGTGCGCGCGCCGCGCTGGAGGCGGCGCAGGAACAAGTCGGCTATACCCGCATCCGCGCGCCCTATGACGGCATCGTGGTCGAACGCCATGCCGAGGTCGGCGAGATGGCCAGCCAGGGCATGCCCCTGATGACCGGCATCTCGCTGGAGCAGCTGCGCGCGCTGGTCAGCGTGCCGCAGCGTTATGTGCATGAGGTGCGGGCGCTCGCGCAGGCGCAGATCCGATGGGGGCTGGAGGAAAGCGAGCAGGTCGCCAGCGACAGTATCACGGTCTATCCCTACGCCGACGGTGCCAGCCATGGTTTCCGGGTGCGTGTCGACCTGCCTTCGGCCAACGGCTACGGCCTCTACCCCGGCATGCTGGTCAAGGTCGGCTTCGTGGTCGGGGAGCAGGAACTGCTGACCATCCCCGCTGCGGCGGTGGTCCACCGCAGTGAACTGACCGGCGTCTATGTGCTGGACAGGCAGGACCGTATCAGTCTGCGCCAGATCCGCACCGGGCATCCCTACGAGGGCGATCGTATCGGCATCAGTGCCGGGCTCAGCGAGGGGGAACGGGTGATCACCGATCCGGTCCAGGCCGTGGTCGAACTCAAGCGTCGCCAGACGGAGGCGGGCCAGTGA